The Shinella zoogloeoides genome contains the following window.
ATCTGCAGGAAGGCGAGCAGCACGGCGCGCTGGGGATCGAAATCGAAGCGCAGCGCCTGATAGATCGCAACCTCGATGGTGGTCGCCGCCGGCCCGCCGCCGAGCGTCAGGACAATGGTGAAGCTCGTCGCGCAGAGCATGAAGACGAGGCCGGCGATGCCGGGCAGCACGCGGCGGATGACCGGCCATTCGATGAGCCGGAAGACCGCCCCCGAACCCATGCCGAGATTGGCCGAGGACAGCCAGTATTCCGGCGGGATGCGGTCGAGCGCGGCGAGCATGAAGCGAGCGGCGAGCGGCAGGTTGAAGAAGACATGGGCGATAAGGATGCCGGCAAGCCCATAGACGCTGACGGGGTTCTGCAATCCGGCAAGGCGCAGCAGATCGTTGACGACGCCCTGCCGCCCCCAGATCTCGACGACGCCGAGCGCGGCGACCAGCGCCGGCAGGCCGAGCGGCACGACGGAGAGCCTGACGATCCAGACGCGGCCGGGAAAGGTCCGCTGCCGGGCGAGCGCCCGGGCGACGGGAATGGCGAGCACGATGGAAAGCAGCGTCGAAAGCGCCGCCTGCACCAGCGTGAACCGCGCCACGCGGCCGATATAGGCATCGAACAGCGGCGCGCCGCTGCCGCCCGCATGGGCAAGCAGCACCGCAGTCGCCGCGCCGACGAAGAGCAGCACGCCGCCGAGGGCAAGGCCCCCGGCAATATCGAGCGTCTGTCGTTCGGCGCGGGCGAAAAGCATGTTACGTCCTGCTTGCTTACTTGGCGCTCATCGCGCCGAGCCATTCGTCGATCCAGACCTTACGGTTCGCCGCCACCTCATCCGACGACATCAGGAAGGTCTTTTCCGGCTTCACCAGCGCGTCGAAGGCGGCCGGCAGCGGATCGCGCGTCTTGGCGGCAGGCATCATCCAGTTGGTTTCCGGGATGATCGACTGGAAATCCGGCCCCGTCATGAAGGTAAGGAACTGGCGGGCGAGGTCCTTGTCATGGGAGGTGCGCGTCAGGCCGGCGACCTCGATCTGGATGTAGTGCCCCTCGGAGAAGGCGGCCGCCTTGTAGCGCTCGGTATTCTCCGCGATGACGTGATAGGCCGGCGAGGTCGTGTAGGAGAGCACCATCGGCGCCTCGCCCTTGGTGAACAGGCCATAGGCTTCCGACCAGCCGGGGGTGACGGTCAGGACGCGGTCCTTGAGCTTGGCCCAGGCTTCCGCCGACTTGTCACCATAGACGGACTTCACCCAGAGCAGCAGGCCGAGGCCGGGCGTCGAGGTGCGCGGATCCTCGATGACGATCTTCTGCGACGGATCGCCCTCGACCAGTTCCTTGAGGCTTGTCGGCGGGGTCTTCAGCGCCTCGGTGTCGTAGACGACGGCGAAATGGCCGTAGTCATAGGGCAGGAACGTATCGTCGGAAAAACCGCCCGGAACGGCAAGACCTTCCGGCTTCAGGCCGTGCGGCTCGAAGAGGCCGGTCGCCTTGGCTTCCGAGATCAGGTTTGTATCGAGGCCGAGCACCACGTCGGCCTTGGTGCCCTCGCCCTCCAGCTTGAGGCGGGTCAGGAGTTCCACGCCATCGGCGACACCAACCCATTCGACCTTGCAGCCGCAGGTCTTTTCGAATTCTTCCTTGACCTTCGGCCCCGGTCCCCATTCGGAAACGAAGCTCTCATAGGTGTAGACGGTCAGCGTCTTTTCCGCGGCGAAGGCCGAGGACGCGAGGGATACGGCAAGCGCCGCGATGGAAGAAAGAAATGCCGTGCGCATCAGCGCCTCCTTGTCTGGTCACAAACGGGAATAGGGCGCTGGATTGAGCCGTCTAATCCCTCCGCCGGTACGAGCCGGATCAGGTTCTTCGGGTTGGCAAAAGCCTCTCAGCCGGCAGGTCGAAACCTGCGAGCACCCCGTTAGAGCGGAAAAAGGCATAATCCCGCGCGCCTCGGCACGCAAGAGGCCGCGACGGAAACAGTTTTATACGGAAATGGAGGGTCAGCCGGCCGCAGCGGGCGTCCCAAGCGCCTTTTCGATGGCCGGATAGAGGCCGTCCTTCAGGCTCTTGTCATCGAAGGGGCCGACCCGCTTGTAGAGGATCGTTCCGTCGGGCCCGACGAGATAGGATTCCGGGATACCGTAAACGCCCCAGTCGATCGCCATCTTGCCGACGGGATCGAGGCCGATGGCGAAGAAAGGATTGCCGAGTTCGCCGAGGAAACGCAGCGCATTCTCGCTGCCGTCCTTGTAGTTGACGCCGACCACCGTAAGGCGCGGGTCCTTGGACAGCGCCAGGATGACCGGGTGCTCCTGCCGGCAGGGCACGCACCAGGACGCCCAGAAATTGACGAGCGTCAGCTTGCCCTTGACGGCTTGCGCCGTCAGCGCCGGCACCGGCGCGCCGTCCCTCGTCGCGCCGGCGAGCGGCTCGAGATCGCGGAAGGGCGCCTTGGTGCCGATGAGGGCCGAGGGGATTTCGGAAATGTCGCGGCCGGAATTGAGCTGCGTCCAGAAGATCAGCGCCAGACCGAGAAAGATCGCCAGCGGCAGCGCGGCGAGGATCAGGCGCGTGCGCTTGCCCGCACCTTCGGCATTCGTCTCGCTCTCGCTCATTGACTGGCCTCGCTGCGCGCCGAACGGCGGCGGATGCCGGCGGCTTCGAGCTGTTCGATCTCGCGGTGGCGGGCGCGGTGATCGAGCCACACCCAGACGACGAGGCCGAGCGTGACGGCGAAGGCGGCGATATAGGACACCGCGACGTAGAAGGCGTGGCTCATGCGGCGCCTCCCGTGCGGCCGGCGGCGCGGGCCGCATGGCGGCGCAGCACGGCGATGCGGCGGCGCAGGATCTCGTTGCGCATGGCAAGGATATGCAGCGTGAAGAAAAGCAGGGTGAAGGCGACGGCCATCACGATGAGCGGCCAGAGGAATTCAGGATCTATGGTCGGGCCGTCCATACGGATGACGCTCGCCGGCTGGTGCAGCGTGTTCCACCACTCGACCGAGAATTTGATGATCGGGATGTTGACGAAGCCGACGAGGATCAGGACGGCGCTGACCTTGGCGGCGCGCGTCGGGTCGTCCATGGCGCGGCCGAGCGCGATGAGGCCGAGATACATCAGGAACAGCACGAAGACGGAGGTAAGCCGCGCATCCCACACCCACCAGGTCCCCCACATGGGCTTGCCCCAGAGCGAGCCGGTGATGAGTGCGACGAGGGTGAAGCAGGCGCCGATGGGCGCGGCGGCCTTGGCCGAGACATCGGCGAGCGGATGGCGCCAGACGAGCGTGCCGAGCGCCGAGAGCGCCATGACCGAATAGCACATCATGGAAAGCCAGGCGGCCGGCACATGCACATACATGATGCGCACCGTCTCGCCCTGCTGGTAGTCGCCCGTCGTCGTGAAGGAAAGGTAGAGACCTGCGGCGAACAGACAGAGCGTCAGCCCCGCAAGCCACGGCCAGATCATGGCGACCAGCGCCAGGAACCGCGTCGGGTTGGCGAGATCGCTGAATTTGCGGATGGCAAGGCTCGGTTCGCTCATGATGGTTCTTTAACGCGGAAGGGGCCGGGCTTCAATTGATCTGCCGCAATCACTTTCCTGTCAATTTGCCGCGTCAGTCGCTCGAAAGCCGAAGCGCCGCCGCCGCCGCGACCGGGCCGATGACGGCGAAGGCGAGATTGAGCGCGACGAGGATGAGGAAGGGCGGCAGGAACGGGGCCGGGTCCTGGATCGCCGCATAGACCGCGCTCACCCCGAAGATCAGCACGGGAATGGCGAGCGGCAGCACGAGGATGGAGACGAGCAACCCGCCGCGCGGCAGCGCCACCGCCACCGCCGCGCCCACCGCACCGATGAAGGTGATGGCGGGCGTGCCGGCCAAGAGCGTCAGCGTCGTCGCGCCGATGGCGGTCTCGTCCATGTTCATGAAGAGGCCGAGCAGCGGCGCGGCGACGACGAGCGGCAGGCCGGTCGCAATCCAGTGCGCGATGCATTTGACGAAGACCGTCAGCACCAGCGGCGTTTCCTGCATCAGGAGAAGATCGAGCGAGCCGTCCTCGCGCTCGGCCTGGAACAGCCGGTCGAGGCCGAGGAGGGAGGCGAGCAGCGCGCCGATCCAGAGGATGGCGGGGCCGATGCGGGAGAGAAGATTGAGGTCCGGCCCGACGCCGAAGGGAATGACGGCGACGACCGTCATGAAGAACAGCACGCCCACCAATGCGCCGCCACCGGCGCGCACGGAGAGTTTCACGTCGCGGAGGAGGAGAGCGATCACCAGACATCCTCCATGATCCCGGCAAAGCCCTTCATGTGCAACTCCTTCACCCCTTCCAGCCCAAGCGGCTGGTGCGTCGCAGCTATCGCAATGCCGCCGCGTGAAAGGTGGGCCATGACAAGGCCGGCGAACATGGTTTCAGCGGCCGCATCGAGCGCGGCCGTCGGCTCGTCGAGAATCCAGACCGGACGCCAGGAAACGAGAAGCTTGGCCATGGCCATGCGGCGCTGCTGGCCGGCGGAGAGATAGCCGAAGGGAAGGTGCGCGATACCGCCGAGACCAACCGCCTCGACCGCCTCGACGACCGACAGGCCCGCCCCGCCGGCAAAGTCGCCGAGGAAGGACTGCCAGAAGGACAGATTCTCCTCGACGGTCAGCTCCCGCTTCATCGCGTTGCGGTGGCCGAGATAATGCGCGGCCTCGCTGACACGCTCGACCGGTTGCGCTGCAGCAAGAAGTTTTGCCGCTCCCGAATGGGCCGGCAGAAGGCCCGCCAGAACACGCAGCAGCGTCGACTTTCCCGAACCGTTCGCACCCTTGACGACAAGCGCCTCGCCGCTGGCGATTTCAAAGGAAATATCTTGGAAAATCAGGTCTTCGCCGCGCTTGGCGCTCAATCCCTCGACGACGAGCCGCATGGCTTTTCACTTTCCCTTTACGACCTTGGTCGCAACGCAAAAAAATTGTCCCGATTTGCCCTTCGGCGCTCTGGATCGTTTCTTAGAAATTATCTATAACGCCCGCAACACGCCAGCGGTCGGCGTGAATTTCATCCAAGCGCCGAACACGGGAATGATTTCCGCGTACGGACAGCGGAAATGGCCGCACCCGCATCCCATTCGCGCTTGACGCGCACGGGCGTTCGTACGTCAGCTTTCTGGCGCCAGACGAGACGGGGTATAAAGTGTCCAAATCCCTAGACAGTTTCAATTGTCGTTCGACCCTTACGGTAAACGGCACCGACTATGTGTATTACAGCCTTCCCAAGGCCGAGGCGAACGGCCTTGCCGGCGTCTCGAAGCTCCCCTACTCGATGAAGGTGCTTCTTGAGAACCTGCTGCGCTTCGAGGACGGCCGCTCGGTCACCAAGGAGCAGATCCTTTCCGTCGTCGACTGGCTGACGAACAAGGGCACGGTCGAGAACGAGATCGCCTATCGCCCGGCGCGCGTGCTGATGCAGGACTTCACCGGCGTTCCCGCCGTGGTCGACCTTGCGGCCATGCGCGACGCGATGGTCTCGCTCGGCGGCGACCCGGAGAAGATCAACCCGCTCGTTCCCGTCGACCTCGTCATCGACCACTCGGTCATCGTCGACGAATTCGGCACGCCGACCGCCTTTGCCCGCAACGTCGAGCTGGAATACCAGCGCAACGGCGAGCGCTACCGCTTCCTCAAGTGGGGCCAGCAGGCGTTCCAGAACTTCCGCGTCGTTCCCCCGGGCACCGGCATCTGTCACCAGGTCAATCTGGAATATCTGGGCCAGACGGTTTGGACCAAGGAAGAAGACGGCGAGATCGTCGCCTACCCGGATACCTGTGTCGGCACGGACAGCCACACGACCATGATCAACGGCCTCGGCGTTCTCGGCTGGGGCGTGGGCGGCATCGAGGCGGAAGCCGCCATGCTCGGCCAACCGGTCTCCATGCTGCTGCCCGAGGTCATCGGCTTCAAGCTGACCGGCAAGCTCAAGGAAGGCGTTACGGCGACCGACCTCGTGCTGATGGTCGTGCAGATGCTGCGCAAGAAGGGCGTCGTCTCCAAGTTTGTCGAATTCTTCGGCCCCGGCCTCGACAACATGACGCTCGCCGACCGCGCAACGATCGGCAATATGGGCCCGGAATACGGCGCGACCTGCGGCTTCTTCCCGGTCGACGGCGAGACCGTCAACTACCTCACCATGTCCGGCCGCGAAGAGCAGCGCATCGCCCTCGTCGAAGCCTATTCGAAGGCGCAGGGCATGTGGCGTGACGGCGACGGCTCCGACCTCGTCTTCACCGACACGCTCGAACTCGACCTCGGCGACGTCGTTCCGGCCATGGCCGGCCCGAAGCGCCCGGAAGGCCGCATCCCGCTGGAAAACATTGCGCCGAACTTCGCGACGGCCCTTGAAAACGACTACAAGAAGCCCGGCCAGCTTTCGAACCGCTATGCCGTCGAAGGCACGGATTACGATATCGGCCACGGCGACGTCGCCATCGCCGCCATCACGTCCTGCACCAACACGTCCAACCCGTCGGTCCTCATTGCCGCCGGCCTTCTCGCCCGCAATGCGGTCGCCAGGGGCCTGAAGACGAAGCCGTGGGTCAAGACGTCGCTGGCGCCCGGATCGCAGGTCGTCGGCGAATACCTCGCCAAGTCGGGCCTGCAGGCGGACCTCGACAAGCTCGGCTTCAACCTCGTCGGCTTCGGCTGCACGACCTGCATCGGCAATTCCGGCCCGCTGCCGGCGCCGATCTCCAAGACGATCAACGACAAGGGCCTGATCGCTGCGGGCGTCCTCTCGGGCAACCGCAACTTCGAAGGCCGCATCTCGCCGGACGTGCAGGCAAACTACCTCGCCTCCCCGCCGCTCGTCGTCGCCTACGCCCTTGCCGGTACGGTCCAGAAGGACCTGACCAAGGAGCCGATCGGCGAAGACCAGAACGGCAATCCGGTCTACCTCAAGGACATCTGGCCCTCCTCCAGGGAGATCCAGGAGTTCATCATGAAGTACGTCACGCGTGAGCTCTATGCCACGAAATATGCCGACGTCTTCAAGGGCGACGAGAACTGGCAGGCCGTGCAGGTGCCGGAAGGCCAGACCTATGCCTGGGACGACAAGTCGACCTATGTGCAGAACCCGCCCTACTTCGTGGGCATGGGCAAGACCGGCTCGGGCCTGAAGAACATCGAAGGCGCGCGCGTCCTCGGTCTCTTCGGCGACAAGATCACGACCGACCACATCTCTCCGGCCGGTTCGATCAAGGCGGCCTCGCCGGCCGGCGCGTATCTTACGGATAACGGCGTCGCGGTGGCGGACTTCAACCAGTACGGCACGCGCCGCGGCAACCATGAAGTCATGATGCGCGGCACCTTCGCCAATATCCGCATCCGCAACCACATGCTCGGCCCGAACGGTAAGGAAGGTGGCTACACGATCCACTATCCGACCAAGGAAGAGATGTCGATTTACGACGCGGCCATGAAGTACAAGGCCGAGGGCGTTCCGCTCGTCATCTTCGCCGGCGTCGAATACGGCAACGGCTCCTCGCGCGACTGGGCGGCCAAGGGCACCAACCTCCTCGGCGTCAAGGCCGTGGTGGCGCAGTCCTTCGAGCGCATCCACCGCTCCAACCTCGTCGGCATGGGCGTCGTGCCCTTCGTCTTCGAGGAAGACACGACCTGGGCCTCGCTCGACCTCAAGGGCGACGAAGTCGTCACCATCGAGGGCCTGGAAGGCGATATCAAGCCGCGCGAGAAGAAGATCGCCAAGATCACCTACTCCGACGGCACGGTGAAGGACGTTCCGCTCCTCTGCCGCATCGATACGCTGGACGAGGTGACCTACATGAACAACGGCGGCATCCTGCAGACCGTTCTTCGCGACCTCGCCGCCTGAGCGGCCTGAAGCCTGAAAACACGATGCCGGGGCCAAAAGCCCCGGCATTTTTATGCCATCGTTCCCGGGAAATCCGTCGCGGAGGGTTCCGTCTCGGCTCCCTCGCCGAGCGGGCGCTGCATGAAGACCGTGTCGAGCCAGCGGCCGTGCTTGAAGCCCGTCGCACTCATGCGGCCCGAATGCGCAAAGCCGGCCGCGCTGTGCACGGCGATGGAGGCGGGATGCGCCCCGCCGATCACCGCCACCATCTGGCGGAAGCCGCAATCCGTGCAGCGGCGAATGAGTTCGGCCAGCAATGCCTTGCCGATGCCCCTGCCGCGCGCCTCCGGCGCCAGATAGACCGAATCCTCCACGAGCCAGCGATAGGCCGGCCGCGTGCGGAAGGCCGAGGCATAGGCATAGCCGAGGATGAGGCCGGTCTGCTCGACGGCGACGATATAAGGATAGCCCTTGCCGGTGATCGCCGTGAAGCGCGTCGCCATCTGGTCGAGCGTCGGCGGATCAACCTCGTAGCTCGCCACGCCGTTCAGCACGGATTCGCGGTAGATTTCGGTGAAGGCGGCGATGTCGCCGAGCGCGGCGGTGCGGATGACGAAGCTCATGGAAGCCTGCGTTTCTTGGAACGGTTCCGGTAAAGTGCGCAGCGTTTTGCGGCCGGAATTGCGTGAGCGCAAGCGCAAACAGGGGATGGGGTTAACCCATCCCCTGTCATGGAGGCTTTATCGAGGGCCGCTTCAGGCGCCGTAGACGATCAGCAGGTCCTTGGCGTCGATCTGGTCGCCGGCCCTGACGAGCACTTCCGAGATCATGCCGTCCTTCTCGGCATGCAGCGCCGTTTCCATCTTCATCGCCTCGATGGAGAGCAGCACGTCGCCGGCCTTGACCGGCTGGCCGGCCGCGACCGCGACGGTCGAGATGACGCCCGGCATCGGCGCGCCGAGATGGGCGGCGTTGCCGTTGTCGGCCTTGCGACGGATGGCGGAGGTGGCGGCGCGGTTGCGGTCCGGCACCTTGATGAGGCGCGACTGGCCGTTCAGTTCGAAGAACACCTTGACCATGCCCTGCGCATCCGGCTCGCTGGTCGCCTGATGCAGGATGACGAGCGACTTGCCGCGCTCGATTTCCGGCTGCAGTTCCTCGCCCGGCGCAAGGCCGTAGAAATAGGCGGGCGTCGGCAGCACGCTGACGGGGCCGTACATGTCGGCGGCCAGCGCATAGTCGGTAAAGACCTTCGGATACATGAGATAGGAGGCGAATTCGAAATCGTCGACCTTGCGCTCCAGCTTGTCCTCGATGGTTTTGCGCTCCGCATCGAGATCGGCCGCCGGCAGCAGCGAGCCGGGCACGGCGGTATAGGGCGCGTCGCCCTTCAGCGCCTTCTTCTGCAGGCCGGCCGGCCAGCCGCCCGGAGGCTGGCCCAGATCGCCGCGCAACATGGAGACGACGGAATCGGGGAAGGACACATCCTTAGCCGGATTCTCGACGTCGGCGACGGTCAGTTCCTGGCTTACCATCATCAGCGCCATATCGCCGACCACCTTGGAGGACGGCGTCACCTTGACGATATCGCCGAACATCTGGTTGGCGTCGGCATAGGCCTGGGCGACCTTGTGCCACTTGGTCTCAAGCCCGAGCGAACGGGCCTGTTCCTTGAGATTGGTGAACTGGCCGCCCGGCATTTCATGCAGGTAGACTTCCGAAGCCGGCCCCTTGAGGTCGCTTTCGAAGGCGGCATACTGGAAGCGCACGGCCTCCCAGTAGAAGGAGATACGACGGATCCATTCGGGATCGAGACCCGGATCGCGCTCCGATCCCTTCAGCGCCTCGACGATGGAGCCGAGGCAAGGCTGGGACGTGTTGCCCGAAAGGGCATCCATGGCCGCATCCACCACATCCACGCCGGCATCGACGGCGGCAAGCACGGTCGCGGCCGCGATGCCCGACGTGTCATGCGTGTGGAAGTGGATCGGCAGGTCGGTGGCCTCGCGCAGCGCCTTGAACAGCACGCGGGCGGCGGCGGGCTTCAGAAGGCCCGCCATATCCTTCAGCGCGATCATATGCGCGCCGGCCTTTTCCAGCTCGGCGGCGAGGTCGGTGTAGTATTTGAGGTCGTATTTCGGGCGGGCCGAATTCAGGATATCGCCGGTATAGCAGATCGCCGCCTCGCAGATGCGGTTCTCCTCGGCGACGGCGTCCATCGAGACACGCATGTTGTCGACCCAGTTGAGGCAATCGAAGACGCGGAAGACATCGATGCCGCCCTTCGCCGCCTGCCGGACGAAATACTTCACGACATTGTCGGGATAGTTCTTGTAGCCGACGCCGTTCGCCCCGCGCAGCAGCATCTGCAAGAGCAGGTTCGGCGCATCCTCGCGGATGCGGGCAAGACGCTCCCACGGGTCTTCCGTCAGGAAGCGCATGGAGACGTCGAAGGTCGCGCCGCCCCAGCATTCCAACGAGAAGAGCTGCGGCAGCGCCCGGGCATAGGTGCCGGCGACGCGGGCGATGTCATGCGTGCGCATGCGGGTCGCCAGCAGCGACTGGTGGCCGTCGCGCATGGTCGTGTCGGTGAGGAGCACGCGGCGTTCGGCGCGCAGCCATTCGCCGAATTTCTTCGGGCCGAGTTCGTCGAGCTTCTGCTTGGTGCCGGCAGGGATATCTCCGCCGATGAAGGGCACGACGGGCTTGGCCACGTCTGCCGGCGGCTTCGGGCGGCCCTTGGCTTCCGGGTGGCCGTTGACGGTGACGTCGGCAAGGTAGGTGAGCAGCTTCGTCGCGCGGTCCTGGCGCTTGACCTGCTGGAACAGTTCCGGCGTCGTATCGATGAAACGGGTCGTGTAGCTGTTGTCGCGGAAGGCCTCGTGGCCGATGATCGCCTCGAGGAAGGTGAGGTTGGTGGCGACGCCGCGGATACGGAATTCGCGCAGCGCACGGTCCATGCGGTTGATGGCTTCCCCCGGCGTGCTGCCCGAGGCCGTGACCTTGACGAGCAGCGGGTCGTAATAGCGGGTGATATAGGCCCCGGTATAGGCCGTGCCGCCATCGAGACGGATGCCGAAGCCGGCCGCCGAGCGGTAGCCAGTGATGCGGCCATAGTCCGGGATGAAGTTCTGTTCTGGGTCTTCCGTGGTAATGCGGCACTGGAGCGCATGACCGTTA
Protein-coding sequences here:
- the thiB gene encoding thiamine ABC transporter substrate binding subunit, whose translation is MRTAFLSSIAALAVSLASSAFAAEKTLTVYTYESFVSEWGPGPKVKEEFEKTCGCKVEWVGVADGVELLTRLKLEGEGTKADVVLGLDTNLISEAKATGLFEPHGLKPEGLAVPGGFSDDTFLPYDYGHFAVVYDTEALKTPPTSLKELVEGDPSQKIVIEDPRTSTPGLGLLLWVKSVYGDKSAEAWAKLKDRVLTVTPGWSEAYGLFTKGEAPMVLSYTTSPAYHVIAENTERYKAAAFSEGHYIQIEVAGLTRTSHDKDLARQFLTFMTGPDFQSIIPETNWMMPAAKTRDPLPAAFDALVKPEKTFLMSSDEVAANRKVWIDEWLGAMSAK
- a CDS encoding DsbE family thiol:disulfide interchange protein, with the translated sequence MSESETNAEGAGKRTRLILAALPLAIFLGLALIFWTQLNSGRDISEIPSALIGTKAPFRDLEPLAGATRDGAPVPALTAQAVKGKLTLVNFWASWCVPCRQEHPVILALSKDPRLTVVGVNYKDGSENALRFLGELGNPFFAIGLDPVGKMAIDWGVYGIPESYLVGPDGTILYKRVGPFDDKSLKDGLYPAIEKALGTPAAAG
- the ccmD gene encoding heme exporter protein CcmD is translated as MSHAFYVAVSYIAAFAVTLGLVVWVWLDHRARHREIEQLEAAGIRRRSARSEASQ
- a CDS encoding heme ABC transporter permease translates to MSEPSLAIRKFSDLANPTRFLALVAMIWPWLAGLTLCLFAAGLYLSFTTTGDYQQGETVRIMYVHVPAAWLSMMCYSVMALSALGTLVWRHPLADVSAKAAAPIGACFTLVALITGSLWGKPMWGTWWVWDARLTSVFVLFLMYLGLIALGRAMDDPTRAAKVSAVLILVGFVNIPIIKFSVEWWNTLHQPASVIRMDGPTIDPEFLWPLIVMAVAFTLLFFTLHILAMRNEILRRRIAVLRRHAARAAGRTGGAA
- the ccmB gene encoding heme exporter protein CcmB, with product MIALLLRDVKLSVRAGGGALVGVLFFMTVVAVIPFGVGPDLNLLSRIGPAILWIGALLASLLGLDRLFQAEREDGSLDLLLMQETPLVLTVFVKCIAHWIATGLPLVVAAPLLGLFMNMDETAIGATTLTLLAGTPAITFIGAVGAAVAVALPRGGLLVSILVLPLAIPVLIFGVSAVYAAIQDPAPFLPPFLILVALNLAFAVIGPVAAAAALRLSSD
- the ccmA gene encoding heme ABC exporter ATP-binding protein CcmA; amino-acid sequence: MRLVVEGLSAKRGEDLIFQDISFEIASGEALVVKGANGSGKSTLLRVLAGLLPAHSGAAKLLAAAQPVERVSEAAHYLGHRNAMKRELTVEENLSFWQSFLGDFAGGAGLSVVEAVEAVGLGGIAHLPFGYLSAGQQRRMAMAKLLVSWRPVWILDEPTAALDAAAETMFAGLVMAHLSRGGIAIAATHQPLGLEGVKELHMKGFAGIMEDVW
- the acnA gene encoding aconitate hydratase AcnA, with product MSKSLDSFNCRSTLTVNGTDYVYYSLPKAEANGLAGVSKLPYSMKVLLENLLRFEDGRSVTKEQILSVVDWLTNKGTVENEIAYRPARVLMQDFTGVPAVVDLAAMRDAMVSLGGDPEKINPLVPVDLVIDHSVIVDEFGTPTAFARNVELEYQRNGERYRFLKWGQQAFQNFRVVPPGTGICHQVNLEYLGQTVWTKEEDGEIVAYPDTCVGTDSHTTMINGLGVLGWGVGGIEAEAAMLGQPVSMLLPEVIGFKLTGKLKEGVTATDLVLMVVQMLRKKGVVSKFVEFFGPGLDNMTLADRATIGNMGPEYGATCGFFPVDGETVNYLTMSGREEQRIALVEAYSKAQGMWRDGDGSDLVFTDTLELDLGDVVPAMAGPKRPEGRIPLENIAPNFATALENDYKKPGQLSNRYAVEGTDYDIGHGDVAIAAITSCTNTSNPSVLIAAGLLARNAVARGLKTKPWVKTSLAPGSQVVGEYLAKSGLQADLDKLGFNLVGFGCTTCIGNSGPLPAPISKTINDKGLIAAGVLSGNRNFEGRISPDVQANYLASPPLVVAYALAGTVQKDLTKEPIGEDQNGNPVYLKDIWPSSREIQEFIMKYVTRELYATKYADVFKGDENWQAVQVPEGQTYAWDDKSTYVQNPPYFVGMGKTGSGLKNIEGARVLGLFGDKITTDHISPAGSIKAASPAGAYLTDNGVAVADFNQYGTRRGNHEVMMRGTFANIRIRNHMLGPNGKEGGYTIHYPTKEEMSIYDAAMKYKAEGVPLVIFAGVEYGNGSSRDWAAKGTNLLGVKAVVAQSFERIHRSNLVGMGVVPFVFEEDTTWASLDLKGDEVVTIEGLEGDIKPREKKIAKITYSDGTVKDVPLLCRIDTLDEVTYMNNGGILQTVLRDLAA
- a CDS encoding GNAT family N-acetyltransferase, with the translated sequence MSFVIRTAALGDIAAFTEIYRESVLNGVASYEVDPPTLDQMATRFTAITGKGYPYIVAVEQTGLILGYAYASAFRTRPAYRWLVEDSVYLAPEARGRGIGKALLAELIRRCTDCGFRQMVAVIGGAHPASIAVHSAAGFAHSGRMSATGFKHGRWLDTVFMQRPLGEGAETEPSATDFPGTMA
- the pyc gene encoding pyruvate carboxylase, with product MPISKILVANRSEIAIRVFRAANELGLKTVAIWAEEDKLALHRFKADESYQIGRGPHLTRDLGPIESYLSIEEVIRVAKLSGADAIHPGYGLLSESPEFVDACDAAGIIFIGPRPATMRQLGNKVAARNLAISVGVPVVPATDPLPDDEAEIHRLAAEIGYPVMLKASWGGGGRGMRAIRDAKDLIREVTEAKREAKAAFGKDEVYLEKLVERARHVESQILGDTHGNVVHLFERDCSIQRRNQKVVERAPAPYLSEAQRQELADYSLKIAKATSYVGAGTVEYLMDVDSGKFYFIEVNPRIQVEHTVTEVVTGIDIVKAQIHILDGEAIGTPESGVPKQADIRLNGHALQCRITTEDPEQNFIPDYGRITGYRSAAGFGIRLDGGTAYTGAYITRYYDPLLVKVTASGSTPGEAINRMDRALREFRIRGVATNLTFLEAIIGHEAFRDNSYTTRFIDTTPELFQQVKRQDRATKLLTYLADVTVNGHPEAKGRPKPPADVAKPVVPFIGGDIPAGTKQKLDELGPKKFGEWLRAERRVLLTDTTMRDGHQSLLATRMRTHDIARVAGTYARALPQLFSLECWGGATFDVSMRFLTEDPWERLARIREDAPNLLLQMLLRGANGVGYKNYPDNVVKYFVRQAAKGGIDVFRVFDCLNWVDNMRVSMDAVAEENRICEAAICYTGDILNSARPKYDLKYYTDLAAELEKAGAHMIALKDMAGLLKPAAARVLFKALREATDLPIHFHTHDTSGIAAATVLAAVDAGVDVVDAAMDALSGNTSQPCLGSIVEALKGSERDPGLDPEWIRRISFYWEAVRFQYAAFESDLKGPASEVYLHEMPGGQFTNLKEQARSLGLETKWHKVAQAYADANQMFGDIVKVTPSSKVVGDMALMMVSQELTVADVENPAKDVSFPDSVVSMLRGDLGQPPGGWPAGLQKKALKGDAPYTAVPGSLLPAADLDAERKTIEDKLERKVDDFEFASYLMYPKVFTDYALAADMYGPVSVLPTPAYFYGLAPGEELQPEIERGKSLVILHQATSEPDAQGMVKVFFELNGQSRLIKVPDRNRAATSAIRRKADNGNAAHLGAPMPGVISTVAVAAGQPVKAGDVLLSIEAMKMETALHAEKDGMISEVLVRAGDQIDAKDLLIVYGA